From Colias croceus chromosome 24, ilColCroc2.1, the proteins below share one genomic window:
- the LOC123702616 gene encoding uncharacterized protein LOC123702616, with protein MSDNACAIDPCGGVFNEESGGELFGLHPMSAVMSSDESIHRKRVRDYSDLDNDDFIEVNRKSKRLIKKQSKRNAVNDNQATNNSSIHSQSSDIIYEVTLTSKDQLPKQIAFAKLLRDLNIKNIVRIKFKSNYKVSIAFGDKENADFLIQCEELIKRDWRCYRTDELKFCYGIVRQIDLDTSIEELQKIFVCESEIASLRRLRRQNSEGIWVDSETIRICFKSTAIPPYVSAYGCRFIVEPYTFPVSQCANCWRFSHLKKFCPHKKSVCPKCGLNHENCDTKFFKCVNCGGPHMAIERSKCPEFKKEKELRCIMSAENCSYKKALMLYTEKMKTESLGSQNTIVENTSISIPNDMGVDRNVGTYSGAVLNQNKKHIDKGYTNDQFLNKESENISVKEGQEVRKKVKNKPKKNRDDREVTVDQEISECNREDDEPREKHNFSFIRLLNRLRDIILSRKMLSEKFTDVLSVMFEECYPLVADLFRRGEFFSNLLSIFGHG; from the coding sequence ATGTCTGACAATGCGTGTGCGATCGATCCATGCGGCGGTGTTTTTAACGAAGAATCGGGTGGCGAACTATTTGGTTTACACCCTATGTCTGCGGTTATGTCCTCTGATGAATCAATACATCGTAAACGGGTGAGAGATTATAGTGATTTAGACAATGATGATTTTATTGAGGTAAATAGAAAATCGAAGCGGTTAATTAAGAAGCAGTCGAAAAGAAATGCAGTAAACGACAATCAGGCAACGAACAATAGTTCGATTCATTCTCAAAGTTCGGATATAATATATGAGGTTACTTTGACGTCAAAAGATCAACTTCCTAAACAAATCGCTTTCGCAAAATTGTTAAGGGACTTGAACATTAAGAATATTGtaagaattaaatttaaaagtaattataaaGTATCGATTGCTTTTGGAGATAAAGAGAATGCTGACTTCTTAATACAATGCGAAGAGTTAATTAAAAGAGATTGGAGATGTTATAGAACTgatgagctgaaattttgttatGGTATAGTGAGGCAAATAGATTTAGACACGAGTATAGAAGAGTTACAAAAGATTTTTGTATGTGAGAGTGAGATAGCCTCTTTGCGGCGTTTACGTCGTCAAAATAGTGAAGGGATATGGGTTGACAGTGAAACTATTCGCATTTGTTTTAAGAGTACCGCTATACCGCCTTATGTTTCTGCATACGGTTGTCGTTTTATAGTGGAACCATATACATTCCCAGTCTCGCAGTGTGCGAATTGCTGGCGCTTtagtcatttgaaaaaattctgTCCACATAAAAAAAGTGTGTGCCCTAAGTGTGGTCTTAACCACGAGAATTGTGACacaaaatttttcaaatgtgTAAATTGTGGCGGTCCACATATGGCGATTGAAAGAAGTAAATGTCcggaatttaaaaaagaaaaagagtTAAGATGTATAATGAGCGCGGAGAACTGTTCATATAAAAAAGCATTGATGTTGTATACAGAGAAGATGAAAACAGAATCTTTAGGAAGTCAGAATACAATAGTGGAGAATACAAGTATAAGTATACCGAATGATATGGGTGTCGATAGGAATGTTGGAACTTACAGTGGAGCGGTATTAAACcagaataaaaaacatatagaTAAGGGATACACAAAcgatcaatttttaaataaggagTCGGAGAACATTTCAGTGAAAGAGGGACAAGAAGTTAGaaaaaaagtgaaaaataaaCCCAAGAAAAACCGTGATGATAGAGAGGTAACTGTAGATCAGGAAATAAGTGAGTGTAATAGAGAAGATGATGAACCCAGAGAGAAGCATAACTTTAGTTTTATTAGGTTACTTAATAGATTAAGagacattattttatcaagaaAAATGCTGAGCGAGAAATTCACGGACGTGTTAAGCGTAATGTTTGAGGAGTGCTACCCATTGGTAGCGGATTTATTTAGAAGGGGAGAATTCTTCTCTAATCTTCTATCTATTTTCGGTCATGGATAG